Proteins co-encoded in one Haloarcula pelagica genomic window:
- a CDS encoding ribonucleotide-diphosphate reductase subunit beta — protein MPLLNHDTEHDPNKILPIDYDWARQYYEDGVANNWVPSEIPMQDDITQWSDGTLTDAEKQLVEWNLGFFSTAESLTANNIVLALYEYVTAPECRQYLLRQAYEEAIHTDTFIYCCDSLGFEPEYLYGMYDRVPSIAEKDEFVVDLTKRLDDDSFRLETTADVRALLRDLVGFYVIMEGIFFYAGFAMMLALKRQGKMVGIGQQFEYIMRDESLHVGFGVDLIDAIRREHPDAWTDEFDREVRDLIERAVDLEQLYAREACPEDVLGMSPAQFAEYVEYIADRRLGQLDLDPSYGTDNPFPWMSEAVDLNKEKNFFETQVTEYQSGGSLDW, from the coding sequence ATGCCACTCCTGAACCACGACACCGAGCACGATCCGAACAAGATACTGCCGATCGACTACGACTGGGCGCGTCAGTACTACGAGGACGGTGTCGCCAACAACTGGGTGCCGAGCGAGATCCCGATGCAGGACGACATCACCCAGTGGTCCGACGGCACACTGACCGACGCCGAGAAACAGCTCGTGGAGTGGAACCTCGGGTTCTTCTCGACGGCCGAGTCCCTGACCGCGAACAACATCGTCCTGGCGCTGTACGAGTACGTCACCGCACCCGAGTGTCGCCAGTACCTCCTGCGCCAGGCCTACGAGGAGGCGATCCACACGGACACGTTCATCTACTGCTGTGACTCGCTGGGGTTCGAGCCCGAGTACCTCTATGGCATGTACGATCGAGTCCCCTCGATCGCCGAGAAAGACGAGTTCGTCGTCGACCTCACGAAGCGCCTGGACGACGACTCCTTCCGGCTGGAGACTACCGCCGACGTTCGTGCCCTCCTGCGGGATCTGGTGGGCTTTTACGTCATCATGGAGGGGATCTTCTTCTACGCCGGCTTCGCGATGATGCTCGCGTTGAAACGCCAGGGGAAGATGGTCGGCATCGGCCAGCAGTTCGAGTACATCATGCGTGACGAGTCGCTGCACGTCGGCTTCGGCGTCGACCTGATCGATGCGATCCGGCGGGAACACCCCGACGCCTGGACCGACGAGTTCGACCGCGAGGTCCGGGACCTGATCGAACGGGCCGTCGACCTCGAACAGCTCTACGCCAGGGAGGCCTGTCCCGAGGACGTACTGGGAATGAGCCCGGCCCAGTTCGCCGAGTACGTCGAGTACATCGCCGACCGCCGGCTGGGACAGCTCGACCTCGATCCCAGCTACGGGACGGACAACCCGTTCCCCTGGATGAGCGAGGCCGTCGACCTCAACAAGGAGAAGAACTTCTTCGAGACACAGGTCACCGAGTACCAGAGCGGCGGCTCACTGGACTGGTGA
- a CDS encoding sensor histidine kinase — protein sequence MDLDVTRRLSPAGLVVAALGFLLTRFTVTLAVADDPMQFVLAGVGPLVLGLGLSAFGIALTVGEFDRSFVRSVALWCLAGTAGMFVLVALTLVGNSGMAAMASTQSQTYLSNFLIGGSVGGALTGVYAGRVTRQQRDLQQQAARLDMVNRILRDRVLNALTVIRGRSEVARGREDVPADQTLGVISDRSDAVQTTVENMKHITRNGQSTGALDPVAVGPVVERAVQSVEREYPAAEYDCSLDAGADISVLANSMLSAVVEHLVENAVVYSDAATPRVSVSLSATDRTVRLAVADNGPGLPERQRDLLERGAVGQYEDRSTGFGLDLVRLLVDSYGGTTDATVTEEGTTVEITLPRVTDSDERPALGDETVYGIPSRRIVVAVAASLSAGAVMAVPLQVLAGSVPVIGALYGVENLWIGWITHGFHSVVFGLVYAALVVGIPSSYGGRTRYVGVAVVWSVLLWLVAAGLVMPLWLSALGIETQFPNLTLASLVGHLLWGLSLSGFYWFGTQRLMASG from the coding sequence ATGGACCTCGACGTGACACGCCGCCTCTCGCCCGCCGGACTCGTCGTCGCAGCGCTTGGCTTCCTCCTGACACGCTTTACCGTCACGCTGGCCGTCGCGGACGATCCGATGCAGTTCGTTCTGGCCGGCGTCGGCCCGCTGGTCCTCGGCCTCGGGCTGTCGGCGTTCGGGATCGCGCTGACGGTCGGCGAGTTCGACCGGTCGTTCGTCCGCTCGGTCGCTCTGTGGTGTCTCGCCGGGACCGCCGGGATGTTCGTCCTCGTCGCTTTGACCCTCGTAGGCAACAGTGGAATGGCCGCGATGGCGTCGACCCAGTCACAGACGTACCTCTCGAACTTCCTCATCGGCGGGAGCGTCGGCGGCGCGCTGACGGGTGTCTACGCCGGGCGGGTGACCCGCCAGCAACGGGACCTCCAGCAACAGGCCGCCAGACTGGACATGGTCAACCGCATCCTCCGTGACCGGGTGTTGAACGCGCTGACGGTCATCCGTGGTCGATCGGAGGTCGCACGGGGTCGTGAGGACGTGCCCGCCGACCAGACGCTCGGGGTCATCAGCGACCGCTCGGACGCGGTCCAGACGACCGTCGAGAACATGAAACACATCACCCGGAACGGCCAGTCGACGGGAGCGCTGGACCCAGTTGCGGTCGGCCCCGTAGTCGAGCGCGCCGTCCAGAGCGTCGAGCGCGAGTACCCGGCCGCGGAGTACGACTGTTCGCTCGACGCCGGCGCCGACATCTCCGTCCTGGCCAATTCGATGCTCTCGGCTGTCGTCGAACACCTCGTCGAAAACGCTGTGGTCTACAGCGACGCGGCGACGCCCCGCGTCTCGGTGTCGCTGTCGGCCACCGACCGGACAGTTCGACTCGCCGTGGCCGACAACGGTCCCGGGCTTCCCGAGCGCCAGCGGGACCTGCTCGAACGCGGCGCAGTCGGCCAGTACGAGGACCGCTCGACCGGGTTCGGCCTCGATCTAGTCCGCCTGCTCGTCGACAGTTACGGCGGGACGACGGACGCGACTGTCACGGAGGAGGGAACCACCGTCGAGATCACGCTCCCGCGGGTGACCGACAGCGACGAGCGCCCCGCTCTCGGCGACGAGACGGTGTACGGGATCCCGTCCCGCCGGATCGTCGTCGCGGTCGCCGCGTCGCTGTCGGCAGGCGCCGTGATGGCGGTCCCGCTGCAGGTTCTCGCCGGGAGCGTCCCCGTCATCGGCGCGCTGTACGGCGTCGAGAACCTCTGGATCGGGTGGATCACCCACGGGTTCCACAGCGTCGTCTTCGGGCTCGTCTACGCGGCGCTCGTGGTGGGCATCCCGTCCTCGTACGGCGGCCGAACCCGGTACGTCGGGGTCGCGGTCGTCTGGTCGGTGCTGTTGTGGCTCGTGGCGGCCGGCCTCGTGATGCCGCTGTGGCTCTCGGCGCTCGGGATCGAGACGCAGTTCCCGAACCTCACGCTCGCGTCGCTCGTCGGCCACTTACTCTGGGGGCTCTCGCTCTCCGGGTTCTACTGGTTCGGGACACAGCGGCTCATGGCGTCGGGCTGA
- the uvrB gene encoding excinuclease ABC subunit UvrB, which translates to MSDAGGPLSIDRPDVDRQFSVDAPFDPAGDQPEAIEQLAEGFQQGMDKQTLLGVTGSGKTNTVSWLIEEIQKPTLVIAHNKTLAAQLYEEFRNLFPDNAVEYFVSYYDYYQPEAYVEQTDTFIDKDASINDEIDRLRHSATRSLLTRDDVIVVASVSAIYGLGDPRNYVDMSLSLSVGQRIDRDEVLARLVDLNYERNDVDFTQGTFRVRGDTLEIYPMYGRYAVRVEFWGDEIDRMLKVDPLEGEVVSEDPAALLHPAEHYSIPEQRLERAIEEIRELLDDRIRYFERQGDHVAAQRIEERTTFDIEMMEETGYCSGIENYSVHLSDRESGEAPYTLLDYFPEEFLTVVDESHQTLPQIRGQFAGDKSRKESLVENGFRLPTAFDNRPLTFEEFEDKTDRTLYVSATPGDYEREESARIVEQIVRPTHLVDPKVEVADASGQVEDLLDRIDERTDRDERVLVTTLTKRMAEDLTEYLEEAGVDVAYMHDETDTLERHELIRSLRLGEIDVLVGINLLREGLDIPEVSLVAILDADQEGFLRSETTLVQTMGRAARNVNGEVVLYADDTSSAMASAIEETQRRRGIQQEYNREHGFEPTTIEKEIGETNLPGSETDTSDVAGDGPEDAEAAARQVDRLEERMEEAANNLEFELAADIRDRIRELREEFDLAGGEDDDGGVPAPGPEF; encoded by the coding sequence ATGAGCGACGCCGGAGGCCCCCTCTCGATCGACCGGCCCGACGTAGACCGCCAGTTCAGCGTCGACGCACCCTTCGACCCCGCCGGCGATCAGCCCGAGGCCATCGAACAACTGGCCGAGGGGTTCCAGCAGGGGATGGACAAACAGACCCTGCTGGGTGTCACGGGATCGGGGAAGACGAACACCGTCTCCTGGCTGATCGAGGAGATCCAGAAACCGACGCTGGTCATCGCCCACAACAAGACGCTGGCAGCGCAACTGTACGAGGAGTTCCGGAACCTCTTCCCGGACAACGCCGTCGAGTACTTCGTCAGCTACTACGACTACTACCAACCGGAAGCGTACGTCGAGCAGACGGACACGTTCATCGACAAGGACGCCTCGATCAACGACGAGATCGATCGCCTGCGCCACTCGGCGACCCGGTCGCTGCTGACCCGGGACGACGTGATCGTCGTCGCGAGTGTCTCGGCCATCTACGGGCTGGGTGACCCGCGCAACTACGTCGACATGTCCCTCTCGCTTTCGGTCGGTCAGCGGATCGACCGCGACGAGGTGCTGGCCCGGCTGGTGGACCTGAACTACGAGCGCAACGACGTGGACTTCACGCAGGGGACCTTCCGCGTGCGCGGGGACACCCTCGAAATCTACCCGATGTACGGCCGCTACGCCGTCCGCGTGGAGTTCTGGGGCGACGAGATCGATCGGATGCTGAAGGTCGATCCGCTGGAAGGGGAGGTCGTGAGCGAGGACCCCGCGGCCCTGCTCCACCCGGCCGAACACTACTCGATCCCCGAACAGCGCCTCGAACGAGCCATCGAGGAGATCCGGGAACTGCTCGACGACCGTATCCGTTACTTCGAGCGCCAGGGCGACCACGTCGCCGCCCAGCGCATCGAGGAGCGGACCACCTTCGACATCGAGATGATGGAGGAGACCGGTTACTGCTCGGGGATCGAGAACTACTCGGTCCACCTCTCGGACCGGGAGAGCGGGGAGGCGCCCTACACACTGCTGGACTACTTCCCCGAAGAGTTCCTCACGGTGGTCGACGAGTCTCACCAGACGCTCCCGCAGATCCGCGGGCAGTTCGCGGGCGACAAATCGCGCAAGGAGAGCCTCGTCGAGAACGGCTTCCGCTTGCCGACGGCCTTCGACAACCGGCCGCTGACCTTCGAGGAGTTCGAGGACAAGACCGACCGGACGCTGTACGTCTCGGCGACGCCCGGCGACTACGAGCGCGAGGAGAGCGCACGGATCGTCGAACAGATCGTCCGCCCGACCCACCTGGTCGACCCGAAAGTGGAGGTCGCCGACGCCAGCGGCCAGGTCGAGGACCTGTTAGACCGGATCGACGAGCGGACCGACCGCGACGAGCGGGTGCTCGTGACGACCCTGACCAAACGGATGGCCGAGGACCTCACGGAGTATCTGGAGGAGGCCGGCGTTGACGTGGCCTACATGCACGACGAGACCGACACCCTCGAACGCCACGAACTCATCCGCTCGCTGCGCCTGGGTGAGATCGACGTACTCGTCGGGATCAACCTCCTCCGTGAAGGCCTGGACATCCCCGAGGTATCGCTCGTGGCGATCCTGGACGCCGACCAGGAGGGATTCTTGCGCTCGGAGACGACGCTCGTCCAGACGATGGGGCGGGCGGCCCGCAACGTCAACGGCGAGGTGGTGCTGTACGCAGACGACACCAGTTCGGCGATGGCCTCGGCGATCGAGGAGACCCAGCGTCGCCGGGGGATCCAACAGGAGTACAACCGGGAGCACGGCTTCGAACCGACGACCATCGAGAAGGAGATCGGCGAGACGAACCTCCCGGGCAGCGAGACCGACACCAGCGACGTGGCCGGCGACGGCCCCGAGGACGCCGAAGCGGCCGCCCGGCAGGTCGACCGCCTCGAAGAACGCATGGAGGAGGCCGCGAACAACCTGGAGTTCGAACTGGCCGCCGACATCCGGGACCGGATCCGCGAACTCCGCGAGGAGTTCGACCTGGCCGGCGGCGAGGACGACGACGGCGGCGTGCCGGCGCCCGGCCCCGAGTTCTGA
- a CDS encoding methyl-accepting chemotaxis protein has translation MSQTDNDGGSTGLLPTVIRRRFVRKYVALVVVAMVVTAGVGAFFATSATGTLDRQVQQQTASTAQLQADGLEGWVDGLRHQTRTVSEAAPFQRGDRDEVGSYLLNRLQNARSDIVAIHYVKISNATVMASTTPGTEGTNLRARGVPWATRSGDIDNETDTISNVVVGDTPYESSTNETVVAFISAPPRNTEHVVVVEAALSVRGGFHQTTDGAFTTVHNGFGSLVYGQAHDDVTVPEQALGSDTAGFRQRSDSVLGYAPVEGTDWTVVTHVPKANAYALRDQLATTIAGLILVPLLVLGSATLLFGRRTSTALTELTEKAERMRAGDLDITLRRTRADEIGRLTGAFDEMRSSLKAQIDEAEQARKKAEVSRAEAVAMNDYLQERADEYSETLARCAEGDLTVRLEQNGENDAMDRIAGGFNEMINELEKTTGQLTRFADEVAETGKTVEASAHSLQDASEQIAESIQTVSIDANRQQEQLQAISEEIDDVAQRLEAESERHDELAFEAPLESLREVATTVSEVSSVSEQTTAEAETVAGAAEEQAAELTEVTQQADTLRRYAVPLGDVLSRFKTGDDREFYFPSGPGNRESPATED, from the coding sequence ATGTCACAAACAGATAACGACGGCGGCAGCACCGGACTCTTACCGACGGTCATCCGCCGTCGGTTCGTCCGCAAATACGTGGCGCTCGTCGTCGTCGCGATGGTGGTGACAGCGGGCGTCGGGGCGTTCTTCGCGACGAGCGCGACCGGAACACTCGACCGACAGGTCCAACAGCAGACCGCCTCGACTGCACAGCTCCAGGCGGACGGCCTCGAAGGGTGGGTCGACGGGCTTCGACATCAGACGCGGACGGTCTCGGAGGCCGCACCGTTCCAGCGCGGCGACAGAGACGAAGTCGGGAGCTACCTGCTGAACCGTCTGCAAAACGCACGCTCGGATATCGTCGCCATCCACTACGTGAAGATCAGTAACGCGACCGTGATGGCGAGTACGACCCCGGGGACCGAGGGGACGAACCTGCGAGCCCGCGGGGTGCCGTGGGCGACCCGGAGCGGTGATATCGACAACGAGACAGACACGATCTCGAACGTCGTCGTCGGAGACACGCCCTACGAGTCGTCGACCAACGAGACTGTGGTCGCGTTCATCAGCGCGCCACCGCGGAACACCGAACACGTCGTCGTCGTGGAGGCGGCGCTGTCGGTACGTGGGGGCTTCCACCAGACGACCGACGGCGCGTTCACGACGGTCCACAACGGCTTCGGGTCGCTCGTCTACGGCCAGGCCCACGACGACGTGACGGTCCCCGAACAGGCGCTGGGAAGCGACACCGCCGGGTTCCGACAGCGGTCCGACTCGGTCCTGGGGTACGCGCCCGTCGAGGGGACCGACTGGACGGTCGTCACCCACGTTCCGAAGGCGAACGCCTACGCCCTGCGTGACCAGCTCGCCACGACCATCGCCGGGCTGATCCTCGTCCCGCTACTCGTCCTCGGGTCGGCGACACTGCTGTTCGGCCGGCGGACCAGCACCGCGCTGACGGAACTCACCGAGAAGGCCGAGCGGATGAGAGCCGGCGACCTGGATATCACGCTGCGACGCACCCGAGCCGACGAGATCGGCCGGCTCACCGGTGCCTTCGACGAGATGCGGTCGTCCCTGAAAGCCCAGATCGACGAGGCCGAGCAGGCCCGCAAGAAGGCCGAAGTCTCCCGGGCGGAAGCCGTCGCGATGAACGACTACCTCCAGGAACGCGCCGACGAGTACTCCGAGACGCTGGCTCGGTGTGCCGAGGGCGATCTCACCGTCCGACTCGAACAGAACGGCGAGAACGACGCCATGGACCGGATCGCCGGCGGCTTCAACGAGATGATCAACGAACTGGAGAAGACGACCGGCCAGTTGACCCGCTTTGCCGACGAGGTGGCCGAGACCGGCAAGACCGTCGAGGCCAGCGCTCACAGCCTCCAGGACGCCTCCGAACAGATCGCCGAGTCGATCCAGACGGTCTCGATCGACGCCAACCGCCAGCAGGAGCAACTCCAGGCGATCTCCGAGGAGATCGACGACGTGGCACAGCGGCTCGAAGCCGAGAGCGAGCGCCACGACGAACTGGCGTTCGAGGCGCCACTGGAGAGTCTCCGCGAGGTAGCGACGACGGTCTCGGAGGTGTCGTCGGTCAGCGAGCAGACGACCGCCGAGGCCGAGACGGTCGCCGGCGCCGCCGAGGAACAGGCTGCAGAACTCACCGAGGTGACCCAGCAGGCCGACACGCTCCGACGCTACGCCGTCCCGCTCGGGGACGTGTTGAGCCGGTTCAAGACCGGCGACGACCGGGAGTTCTACTTCCCCAGTGGCCCCGGGAACCGCGAGTCGCCGGCCACCGAGGACTAG